The Pyxidicoccus xibeiensis DNA segment ACTCCCCTGGCCCCACGCAACCGGGTGGCGAGGCGGGTGGGCCGCCCCCGCCCGTGAAGGCCCCCGCCCTGCCCCGCCCGTGGGTGGGCTACGCCGTCCTCGTGGGCGCGGTGGGCATGTTCCTGGCGGAGGAGTTCAGGCTCATCCCGAAGGGGCTCGTGGCCCCGGACGGGACGCTGCTGAGCGAGCAGGTCGGCCCGCTGGCGCTGTACGGCCCCCTCGTTCAAGCGGGCCAGTACTGGCGGATGCTGACGGCCGTGCTCGAGCACGGAGGCATCCTCCACCTCGTCTTCAACATGTCGGTGGTGGTGACGCTGGGCTTCACGCTGGAGCGGGGCATCGGCAGCGCGCGCTTCCTGGGGCTCACCGTCGTCAGCGCGCTGGGCTCGTCCGCGTTCTCGCTCATCTTCAACTTCGACGTCACCACGGTGGGCGCGTCGGGGATGATTCTGGGGTGGGCGGGCGCCATGCTCCCCATCTCCACGCGCGAGGGCCGGCGGGAGCTGTTCATCTGGCTGGCGCAGGTGGCCGTCCTCAGCCTGCTGCCCTTCGTGAGCTGGGCGGGCCACCTGGGCGGGTTCCTCTTCGGGCTGCCGTGCGGCGTGGCCCTCCGGATGGGCCGCCAGGTCTACGCGCGCGCCCTGCCCATCATCCTCTTCCTCACCCTGGTGGTGGTGCTCTTCGCGGCCCACCCCGAGCGGCGCGGGGGCATGTGACATGGAAGTGCGGAGCCTCTGCGTGTTCTGCGGCTCGCGGCCCGGCACCCGGCCGGAGTACCTGGACGCGGCGCGGAGCCTGGGCACCGAGCTGGCCCGGCGCGGCCTGACGCTCGTCTACGGCGGGGCCAGCGTCGGCATGATGGGCGCGGTGGCGGACGGCGCGCTGGCCGCGGGCGGCAAGGTGGTGGGCGTGCTGCCGGGCTTCATGGGCCCGAAGGAGCTGGCCCACCCGGGGCTGACGGAGCTGCTCTGGGTGGACTCCATGCACGAGCGCAAGGCGCTGATGGCGGAGCGCTCCGACGCCGTCATCGCCCTGCCCGGTGGCTACGGCACGCTGGACGAGCTCTTCGAAATCGTCACCTGGGCGCAGCTGGGCCTGCACCGCAAGCCCATGGGGCTGCTGGACACGCGCGGCTTCTACCAGCCGCTGCTGGCCATGGCGCGCCACCTGGCCGAAGAGGGCTTCGTCCCGGCGGAGCAGGCCGCGCCCTTCGCGGTGAGTGAGTCGCCCGCGGAGCTGGTGGAGCGGCTGCTGGCCGGCCCCACCCTGCCGCCCGTGGAGAAGTGGCTCCGGCGCCCCAGCCAGACGTGACGGCTACTGCGCGGACATCGTCAGGTCCG contains these protein-coding regions:
- a CDS encoding rhomboid family intramembrane serine protease translates to MSSRPRRILDAPDSPGPTQPGGEAGGPPPPVKAPALPRPWVGYAVLVGAVGMFLAEEFRLIPKGLVAPDGTLLSEQVGPLALYGPLVQAGQYWRMLTAVLEHGGILHLVFNMSVVVTLGFTLERGIGSARFLGLTVVSALGSSAFSLIFNFDVTTVGASGMILGWAGAMLPISTREGRRELFIWLAQVAVLSLLPFVSWAGHLGGFLFGLPCGVALRMGRQVYARALPIILFLTLVVVLFAAHPERRGGM
- a CDS encoding LOG family protein; translation: MEVRSLCVFCGSRPGTRPEYLDAARSLGTELARRGLTLVYGGASVGMMGAVADGALAAGGKVVGVLPGFMGPKELAHPGLTELLWVDSMHERKALMAERSDAVIALPGGYGTLDELFEIVTWAQLGLHRKPMGLLDTRGFYQPLLAMARHLAEEGFVPAEQAAPFAVSESPAELVERLLAGPTLPPVEKWLRRPSQT